One Pseudochaenichthys georgianus chromosome 4, fPseGeo1.2, whole genome shotgun sequence DNA window includes the following coding sequences:
- the lim2.2 gene encoding lens intrinsic membrane protein 2.2 — MLYTLAGGGTLCGLAALVLLIVSTATDFWMQYRYSGSSANQGLWRFCINHKCHAHTITVAFWDATRAFMLLAVLSCFAGVVLGLSAFTNGTKNRRVRTGGIALVLSGFLALLALAIYTGVTVTFFGKRFLDWRFAWSYFIAWVAIILAFTAGVFQLCAYQRTTAEPAPSNNQDT; from the exons ATGCTGTATACTTTAGCGGGAGGGGGCACGCTCTGCGGTTTAGCTGCCCTTGTGCTCCTCATTGTTTCTACGGCAACTGATTTCTGGATGCAGTATCGGTACTCGGGTAGTTCTGCTAATCAGGGACTTTGGAGGTTCTGCATCAACCACAAATGCCATGCCCACACCATAACTGTGG CCTTCTGGGATGCCACCCGGGCCTTCATGCTGCTGGCGGTGCTGAGCTGCTTCGCCGGTGTGGTGCTGGGCCTTAGCGCCTTCACTAACGGCACCAAGAACCGGAGGGTCCGCACGGGGGGCATCGCCCTGGTCCtgtcag GTTTTCTCGCTCTGCTGGCTTTGGCGATCTACACCGGAGTGACCGTCACGTTCTTTGGCAAACGCTTCTTGGACTGGCGTTTTGCCTGGTCTTACTTCATTGCCTGGGTGGCCATCATTTTGGCTTTTACAGCAG GTGTGTTCCAGCTCTGCGCCTACCAGCGCACCACTGCAGAACCGGCTCCATCAAATAACCAGGATACCTGA